A region of the Acidobacteriota bacterium genome:
GCGTGAAGCTCCTCGTCCTCGTCCCCGATCGCGTGCCGATCTACGACGTCCTCGAGATCTCCCGCGCCGCGAAGAAGACCGGCGCCCGCTTCCTCGGCCCGAACACCCTCGGCTGCCTCAGCGTCGGGCGGGCCGTCCTCGGCATGATGGGAGGGCGCGCCGCCACGGCGAAGTCGTGGTTCAAGAAAGGGAACGTCGGCGTCACCTCGCGAAGCGGCGGCATCACGTCGGCCACGGCGTACTACCTGAGCCAGGCGGGGGTCGGCCTCACGAGCATCGTGCACGTCGGCGGAGACGCCGTCGTGGGCCTCCCCCACCCCGACATCGTCCGGATGTTCCAGGACGACCCCGAGACCGAGGCGATCG
Encoded here:
- a CDS encoding succinate--CoA ligase subunit alpha; amino-acid sequence: VKLLVLVPDRVPIYDVLEISRAAKKTGARFLGPNTLGCLSVGRAVLGMMGGRAATAKSWFKKGNVGVTSRSGGITSATAYYLSQAGVGLTSIVHVGGDAVVGLPHPDIVRMFQDDPETEAIVMFGEIGTSQEEQVADLIARKIVTKPVIAYIGGKAARKGTRFSHAGAIVEGDRGTHEGKVKALREAGAVVVDSFNDLPAATLKILKKPAA